One region of Mucilaginibacter gotjawali genomic DNA includes:
- a CDS encoding peptidylprolyl isomerase, whose protein sequence is MIKILKSFITVILCCLLVPAIAQQKNTYVKIETPQGYCVVKLYNETPVHRDNFIKLVKARYFDATTFNRILKGFVIQGGDPDSLYDKSKTLKPAQKWIQPEFNPALFHKRGVLAMGRDDNKDKASFTTQIYFVDGKTYTNEQLDIIEKKLGWHFTEAQRETYRTIGGTPFLDQNYTVFGEIVKGMDFIDKVTAVKVNKDGNPDNEVKMKITVLTDREVLKELKLM, encoded by the coding sequence ATGATAAAAATATTAAAGTCCTTTATTACTGTCATCTTATGCTGCCTGCTGGTGCCGGCCATAGCACAGCAAAAAAACACCTATGTAAAAATTGAAACGCCACAGGGTTATTGTGTGGTGAAGCTTTATAACGAAACGCCGGTACACCGCGATAATTTTATCAAACTGGTTAAGGCGCGTTACTTTGATGCCACGACCTTTAACCGGATCCTGAAAGGTTTCGTGATCCAGGGCGGCGACCCGGATTCGCTGTATGACAAGTCAAAAACTTTAAAGCCAGCGCAAAAATGGATCCAGCCGGAATTTAATCCGGCACTGTTCCATAAGCGGGGCGTATTGGCTATGGGCCGCGATGATAATAAAGACAAAGCGTCTTTTACCACACAGATCTACTTTGTTGATGGTAAAACCTATACCAACGAGCAACTGGACATCATTGAAAAAAAACTCGGCTGGCATTTTACCGAAGCACAGCGCGAAACCTACCGCACCATCGGCGGCACACCATTTTTAGACCAGAACTATACCGTGTTCGGCGAAATTGTAAAAGGAATGGATTTTATTGACAAAGTAACTGCTGTAAAAGTTAATAAGGATGGCAACCCGGATAATGAGGTGAAGATGAAAATAACTGTGCTGACGGACAGGGAAGTGCTAAAAGAGTTAAAATTGATGTGA
- a CDS encoding RebB family R body protein, translating to MPDSTNTLPEQIIETSRAFTQTLEMENAVFSGQVNGAIEMTVHAFGELIALCKAAIAVANVDVAGGKQKLAETAQQALSDVQHAAGQPGSPPTEITPAEAMLDSAVLQAVGQSYQNAVTAQQQMYITQQAAATQIIATILSVATATLGVAVKEAESEGH from the coding sequence ATGCCAGATTCAACCAACACCCTTCCCGAACAAATTATTGAAACGAGCCGGGCATTTACCCAAACGCTCGAAATGGAAAATGCGGTTTTCAGCGGCCAGGTCAATGGCGCCATTGAAATGACCGTACATGCCTTTGGTGAACTGATAGCACTTTGCAAAGCAGCGATAGCTGTTGCAAACGTTGATGTAGCCGGGGGAAAGCAAAAACTTGCAGAGACCGCACAGCAGGCGCTGTCCGACGTTCAGCACGCGGCAGGTCAGCCTGGTAGTCCTCCAACGGAGATTACACCTGCCGAGGCAATGCTTGATTCTGCCGTTTTACAGGCCGTGGGCCAGTCGTACCAGAACGCAGTAACCGCCCAGCAGCAAATGTATATCACGCAGCAGGCGGCCGCCACCCAAATAATAGCCACCATTTTAAGTGTGGCCACTGCAACGCTGGGCGTAGCCGTTAAAGAGGCAGAAAGCGAAGGGCATTAA
- a CDS encoding SDR family NAD(P)-dependent oxidoreductase encodes MKNFENKVVVITGAGSGIGRALALAFQKAGAKLALNDNNEIALLETVALAGGPQNIYHQAFDVAEKSAFYEFADKVIAHYGRVDLVINNAGVAIFKLTASEVSIADYEWIMGINLWGMMYGSLAFLPHLRKQKESAIVNISSIFGILGFPNQAAYCTTKFAIRGFTESLAIEERVLKTGVTVTSVHPGGIKTNIARHARYAGNDENAIKQVERLFVTTPEKAAKAIIAGIKRKKMRLIVGPDAKMLYFLTRLSPKFVAWYLIRFANQWK; translated from the coding sequence ATGAAGAATTTTGAAAACAAAGTGGTGGTTATAACGGGTGCCGGTTCGGGTATAGGACGTGCTTTAGCGCTTGCGTTTCAAAAGGCAGGCGCAAAACTGGCACTTAACGACAATAATGAAATTGCTTTGCTTGAAACGGTAGCGCTGGCCGGCGGACCGCAAAATATATATCACCAGGCATTTGATGTGGCTGAAAAATCGGCGTTTTACGAATTTGCAGACAAGGTAATTGCGCATTACGGACGCGTAGACCTGGTTATCAATAATGCGGGTGTGGCTATTTTCAAACTGACCGCATCAGAAGTTAGCATTGCCGATTATGAATGGATCATGGGGATCAATCTTTGGGGAATGATGTACGGCAGCCTGGCTTTTTTACCGCATTTACGGAAACAAAAGGAGTCGGCTATTGTAAATATTTCCAGCATTTTTGGTATTCTCGGATTTCCAAATCAGGCGGCCTATTGTACCACAAAATTTGCCATCAGGGGTTTTACAGAGTCATTAGCTATTGAGGAACGCGTTCTTAAAACAGGCGTCACCGTTACGTCTGTGCATCCCGGGGGCATCAAAACAAATATCGCCAGGCATGCACGTTATGCGGGCAACGATGAAAATGCCATTAAGCAAGTGGAGCGTTTATTTGTCACCACACCGGAAAAAGCGGCTAAAGCCATCATCGCAGGCATAAAACGTAAAAAAATGCGTTTAATAGTAGGCCCGGATGCCAAGATGCTTTACTTTTTAACAAGATTATCGCCAAAGTTTGTCGCCTGGTATTTAATACGCTTTGCTAACCAATGGAAATAG
- a CDS encoding alpha/beta hydrolase — MRVIFIHGFGENESIFSKVVPFIPGGHTFLNVWELLGDKPLPGINVLVFAQSLVEKYDITQHDVIIGHSMGGWIAWHIKHFTGSPVVQIASWTDPDRPIKPLKNVKIIYWLVRNGLFFNRFLKRLFTAKGYKGKPSKQIYEEIFDRLIAGNKENIINQLRLILTPVPERVTVHPDLRIHARADLVVRPPREPYDEVIGDHFTLYTYPEAVYKPIVAFLNHLQKK; from the coding sequence ATGAGGGTAATATTTATCCATGGCTTCGGCGAAAATGAATCAATTTTCAGCAAGGTAGTTCCTTTTATCCCGGGCGGGCATACGTTTTTAAACGTTTGGGAATTATTGGGCGATAAGCCACTGCCCGGTATAAACGTTTTGGTTTTTGCGCAAAGCCTGGTTGAAAAATATGATATAACACAACATGATGTTATTATTGGCCATTCAATGGGTGGCTGGATAGCTTGGCATATTAAACATTTTACCGGCAGCCCGGTAGTTCAAATTGCTTCCTGGACAGATCCTGACCGGCCAATTAAACCGCTCAAAAATGTAAAAATCATCTACTGGTTGGTAAGAAATGGTTTGTTCTTCAACCGTTTTTTGAAACGCCTGTTCACGGCGAAGGGCTATAAAGGCAAGCCATCCAAACAGATTTATGAAGAAATTTTTGATAGATTAATTGCCGGGAACAAAGAGAATATCATCAATCAGCTCCGCCTCATTCTTACACCGGTACCCGAACGGGTTACGGTGCACCCTGATTTAAGGATCCACGCCCGGGCCGACCTGGTGGTGAGGCCACCGCGGGAACCCTACGATGAAGTTATTGGCGATCATTTTACTTTGTATACTTACCCGGAGGCCGTTTACAAGCCAATTGTTGCTTTTTTAAACCATTTGCAAAAAAAATAA
- a CDS encoding helix-turn-helix domain-containing protein: MQNIKDRLELFPACFVFRLYGKQRIPEFARQGLSIRQIADHLRIGSSTVQRVLAKLKEGDGKEGD, from the coding sequence TTGCAAAACATAAAAGACAGGCTGGAGTTATTTCCGGCCTGTTTTGTTTTCAGGCTGTACGGAAAACAACGCATCCCCGAATTCGCCCGCCAGGGCCTCTCCATCCGCCAGATCGCCGACCACCTGCGCATTGGCTCATCAACCGTGCAAAGGGTGCTGGCGAAGTTGAAGGAGGGGGATGGGAAGGAAGGGGACTAA
- a CDS encoding GNAT family N-acetyltransferase — translation MSVKLDLLNPTLNKKDFSCGKDLLDKYLHTQASQDVKRKLCVVFALFENTAIKGYYTLSSASVPAELMPEAIKKKMPGSYTALPVTLLGRLAVDIKYKGQGLGGLLLLDALKRSFTVAGESLGSIGVVVDPLDEEATAFYQKFGFILLPDSGKMFLPMADIAQLGL, via the coding sequence ATGAGTGTTAAATTAGACCTGCTGAATCCGACATTAAATAAAAAGGATTTCAGCTGCGGCAAAGACCTGCTGGATAAATACCTGCATACACAGGCAAGCCAGGATGTTAAACGCAAGCTATGCGTAGTTTTCGCCCTATTTGAGAACACTGCCATAAAAGGTTATTATACGCTTTCAAGCGCATCTGTCCCCGCTGAACTGATGCCCGAAGCCATTAAAAAGAAGATGCCGGGATCTTATACCGCACTTCCCGTTACACTACTCGGAAGATTAGCAGTCGATATAAAATATAAAGGACAAGGATTGGGTGGCCTGCTTTTGTTAGATGCACTAAAAAGAAGTTTTACCGTCGCGGGTGAAAGTTTAGGATCCATTGGCGTTGTTGTTGACCCTTTAGACGAAGAGGCAACAGCATTTTATCAAAAATTTGGATTTATCCTGCTGCCCGACAGCGGAAAGATGTTCCTGCCGATGGCTGATATTGCGCAGTTGGGTTTATAG
- a CDS encoding type II toxin-antitoxin system TacA family antitoxin, with translation MEKQLTLSEKARFDAKIPKVQKELFEYAASLGGFRTLTDFIINAVQEKANTIIREHNTILASEKDQEIFFNALMNPQGPNQKLRDAAARYKLFIQENK, from the coding sequence ATGGAAAAGCAATTAACACTTTCAGAAAAAGCCAGGTTTGATGCCAAAATACCAAAAGTACAGAAAGAGCTTTTTGAGTATGCGGCCAGTTTGGGCGGATTTAGAACACTGACCGATTTTATCATTAACGCGGTGCAAGAAAAAGCCAATACCATTATCCGTGAACATAACACCATTTTAGCCTCTGAAAAAGACCAGGAGATATTTTTTAATGCGCTAATGAATCCGCAAGGCCCGAACCAAAAACTGCGGGATGCTGCGGCACGTTATAAATTATTCATACAAGAGAATAAATGA
- a CDS encoding nSTAND3 domain-containing NTPase — MTNYDFLNLSPYEFEVLTRDILQAHMGVFLESFGAGTDGGIDLRYAKGEQFIVQCKRYQDYDSLYQVLKKEAKSVKKMAPVRYILVTSVGLLPDRKKKLLDLFSPYILSTDDVLGKDELNNLLQQHQGVERNHFKLWLSSTNILQTILNRQIVNQSKFVLDDIRNKLRVYVQNDSFSEARKILEDNRYVIVSGIPGIGKTTLAEVLVYDALANGFEEFVYLSGSIKEGFKMYEEGRSQVFLFDDFLGKNFLASNLDINEEKQLIRFINKLRSSKNKLLIFTTREYILNQARLKFEELDNATLVKCILDLSKYTTLVKARIFYNHLFFNGIPYPYIQALIDKKYLPALVKHQNYSPRIIEYICNEAIWKDYKVADFPNALLDMFKSPFKVWEHAFTQQITVQAQVVLYALLISGSEVGLSSLFKQYKALKNEPEKMSNLQQNSIFKTALKELEGSFIHLSRQRSGDTTIKFHNPSIQDFLINYCNQDETIQEELIRGFLYIKPALDIFSDKYPKAKEEQRFVFSDRLMNLLRNRLIGSVDTLIYSPEDYPYRSPSKDDLVCLKLSAMDTKISYAEGSPFEQFLRTMFHPLVYSEDIGSRGVHAYDQLLMCHFSDDEELDVVRILLNITPCLSDQNDFSILSDFEGNFPEKFEDFKEEHCDEYQEIFSGIIAGLSDDGLESKDDLKQNIEILNELERDYGAGVDEVRYALEKAIENIEEQERLAAYDDYYYHTSPRRRMPDYHHFGGYDKDDRGSSWPSTFTRSLSENEQIDDLFRSMHQAE; from the coding sequence ATGACCAATTATGACTTCCTGAACCTATCTCCTTATGAATTTGAAGTTTTGACCCGGGATATCCTGCAGGCCCATATGGGTGTGTTTTTGGAATCTTTCGGAGCGGGTACTGACGGCGGGATCGATCTGCGGTATGCTAAAGGTGAGCAGTTTATAGTTCAGTGTAAGCGATACCAGGATTATGATAGCCTTTACCAAGTCTTAAAAAAGGAAGCGAAGTCAGTAAAAAAAATGGCGCCAGTGCGGTATATTTTGGTTACTTCGGTTGGTCTTTTGCCTGACCGTAAAAAGAAGTTATTGGACCTTTTTTCGCCTTATATTCTATCGACTGATGATGTTTTGGGTAAAGATGAACTAAACAACCTCCTGCAGCAGCATCAGGGTGTAGAGCGCAATCATTTTAAACTTTGGTTGTCGAGCACCAATATTTTGCAAACGATCCTGAACCGCCAAATTGTTAACCAGTCAAAGTTTGTCCTGGATGACATTAGGAACAAACTCAGAGTTTATGTGCAAAATGATAGTTTTAGCGAGGCTCGGAAGATACTGGAGGACAATCGGTATGTTATCGTTAGCGGTATTCCTGGCATTGGCAAAACGACCTTGGCGGAGGTCTTGGTTTATGATGCGCTGGCGAATGGCTTCGAGGAATTCGTTTACTTGTCTGGGAGTATCAAGGAAGGATTTAAGATGTATGAGGAGGGGCGTTCGCAGGTCTTTCTTTTTGATGATTTTTTGGGTAAAAACTTTTTAGCAAGTAACCTTGACATTAATGAGGAAAAGCAGCTTATTCGCTTTATTAATAAGTTGCGGAGTAGCAAAAACAAGCTACTGATCTTTACGACTCGAGAATATATCCTAAACCAAGCGCGACTGAAGTTCGAAGAACTGGATAATGCGACCCTGGTTAAATGTATCTTAGATTTATCAAAGTATACAACACTGGTCAAAGCTAGGATCTTTTATAACCATTTATTCTTTAACGGCATTCCTTACCCCTACATCCAAGCCCTCATAGATAAGAAATATTTACCCGCGCTAGTGAAGCACCAAAATTATAGTCCCAGGATTATCGAGTACATTTGTAATGAAGCGATCTGGAAAGATTATAAGGTGGCAGATTTTCCAAATGCGTTGTTGGATATGTTCAAATCGCCTTTTAAGGTTTGGGAACACGCGTTTACGCAACAGATTACGGTGCAGGCTCAAGTGGTATTGTATGCTCTGCTGATATCTGGGTCAGAGGTCGGATTAAGCAGTTTATTTAAACAATATAAAGCGCTTAAAAATGAACCGGAGAAAATGTCTAATTTACAACAAAATTCGATTTTTAAAACGGCGTTGAAAGAATTGGAAGGCTCTTTTATTCACCTGAGCCGTCAAAGGAGTGGTGACACCACCATCAAGTTCCATAATCCGTCCATTCAGGATTTCCTGATCAACTATTGTAACCAAGACGAGACAATACAAGAGGAACTGATTCGCGGATTCTTGTATATAAAACCCGCCTTGGATATTTTTAGTGACAAGTATCCGAAGGCAAAAGAAGAACAGCGCTTTGTGTTCTCAGATCGTTTAATGAATTTATTGCGCAACAGGCTGATAGGTTCTGTTGATACTTTAATTTATTCTCCGGAAGACTATCCTTATCGATCACCGTCTAAGGACGACTTGGTTTGCCTTAAACTTTCGGCCATGGATACTAAAATTTCCTACGCGGAAGGTTCTCCTTTCGAGCAGTTTTTAAGAACGATGTTCCACCCTTTGGTTTATTCAGAGGATATAGGAAGTCGGGGTGTGCATGCATACGACCAATTGTTAATGTGCCATTTCTCGGATGATGAAGAACTGGATGTGGTTCGAATCTTGCTCAATATTACGCCTTGTTTATCGGACCAGAATGATTTTTCGATATTGAGTGATTTTGAAGGCAATTTTCCAGAAAAGTTCGAGGATTTTAAGGAGGAACATTGCGATGAGTACCAGGAGATCTTCTCTGGTATTATTGCCGGTCTGAGCGACGACGGCTTGGAAAGTAAAGATGACCTTAAGCAAAATATTGAAATACTGAACGAATTGGAACGCGACTATGGCGCGGGAGTAGACGAAGTGCGATATGCTTTGGAAAAAGCGATAGAAAACATCGAGGAGCAAGAGCGACTGGCGGCGTATGACGATTATTATTACCACACGAGTCCTCGTCGCCGAATGCCAGATTACCATCATTTTGGCGGTTATGACAAGGATGACCGAGGGAGCTCATGGCCGTCTACTTTTACGAGGTCGCTTAGTGAAAATGAACAAATTGATGATCTTTTCCGATCAATGCACCAAGCCGAATAA
- a CDS encoding AAA family ATPase translates to MSTRPPIIEIMRNAMRDTTPREREKNALLSQLRNDPSRELFYFKPADVWLKEESKPAARQLLGTLWYEHELCILFADTNLGKSVLAVQIGNHLAKQTAMEPFGNELNEALKVLYLDFELSAAQFKARYSDSRWGPHHFGGNFIRAEFNPGGDDPLLYNKYEDYVKERIEYILACTKAQVLIIDNITYMGNPLVHGGSALQLIKTLKAIKTKYRLSMLVLAHTPKRNACKPITVNDLQGSKMLINFADSAFALGQSHSQPQLRYLKQIKQRNAAAQYDAAHVCLFSMAKTQSFLGMQFEGFDHEMFHLQKAGAAISPDVKQRIPELARQGLSIRQVADHLRIGTSTVQRVLAKLKEGDGKEGD, encoded by the coding sequence ATGTCAACCCGCCCGCCCATCATCGAGATCATGCGCAACGCCATGCGCGACACCACACCACGAGAGCGCGAAAAAAATGCCCTGCTCAGCCAGTTGCGCAACGACCCCTCCCGCGAACTGTTTTATTTTAAACCCGCCGACGTTTGGCTAAAGGAAGAAAGCAAACCCGCCGCCCGCCAGCTGCTGGGCACGCTGTGGTACGAGCATGAGCTCTGCATCCTTTTTGCCGATACCAACCTGGGCAAATCGGTACTGGCCGTGCAAATTGGCAACCACCTTGCCAAACAAACCGCCATGGAACCCTTTGGCAACGAGCTTAACGAAGCGCTGAAGGTTTTATACCTTGATTTTGAGCTCAGCGCCGCCCAGTTTAAAGCACGTTACAGCGACAGCCGCTGGGGCCCGCACCACTTTGGCGGCAATTTTATCCGCGCCGAATTTAACCCCGGCGGCGACGACCCCCTGCTGTACAACAAATACGAAGATTATGTAAAGGAGCGTATCGAATACATCCTGGCCTGCACCAAAGCGCAGGTGTTGATTATCGATAACATTACCTATATGGGCAACCCGCTGGTGCATGGCGGCAGTGCGCTGCAGCTCATCAAAACCCTCAAAGCCATCAAAACAAAATACAGGCTCAGCATGCTGGTGCTGGCCCATACCCCCAAGCGCAACGCCTGCAAGCCCATCACTGTTAACGACCTGCAGGGCAGCAAAATGCTTATCAACTTTGCCGACAGCGCCTTCGCCCTGGGCCAGAGCCATTCGCAGCCGCAGCTGCGTTACCTTAAACAGATCAAGCAGCGCAACGCCGCCGCGCAATACGATGCCGCCCATGTATGCCTGTTCAGCATGGCAAAAACACAAAGCTTCCTGGGCATGCAATTCGAAGGGTTTGACCACGAGATGTTCCACCTGCAAAAAGCCGGCGCCGCCATCAGCCCCGATGTAAAACAACGCATCCCCGAACTCGCCCGCCAGGGCCTGTCCATCCGCCAGGTAGCCGACCACCTGCGCATCGGCACATCAACCGTGCAAAGGGTGCTGGCGAAGTTGAAGGAGGGGGATGGGAAGGAAGGTGATTGA
- a CDS encoding flavin-containing monooxygenase, with amino-acid sequence MEPLYFDTIIIGAGISGISAAHYMQTDCPDKTYTILEGRKNIGGTWDLFRYPGIRSDSDMYTFGFAFKPWTNPKAIAPREDIIEYLAETVKEEGIDQHILFEHKLLSASWSSETANWSLAVATPNSVNPQLYTCSFLSLCMGYYSYDSGYTPVFAGYNDFKGPIVHPQKWDETLDYTGKKIVVIGSGATAMTIIPNLAQKAAHVTMLQRSPTYVVALPDIDKIAVWLNNNLPKKTAYKINRFRNILFQRFSYAFSRRFPGLMKKVLRKKLEGRMGEGFDIDRHFAPAYNPWDQRLCLVPNGDLFKAIKSKKASVVTDQVEKFTENGIQLVSGDFLPADIIVTATGLNAALFNNVDFRVDGKQVDFSKKVTYKSLMFDGIPNMTYAFGYTNASWTLKCEMTSRYTCRIINYMSKQGYKQCMPVQNDPDLVLKPFLDFNPGYVLRVLDKLPKMGNRKPWKIEQNYFYDKKMFEKSPLNDGILTYK; translated from the coding sequence ATGGAACCTCTTTACTTCGACACCATTATTATTGGCGCCGGCATATCGGGGATCAGTGCTGCTCATTATATGCAAACTGATTGCCCTGATAAAACCTATACCATATTGGAAGGACGCAAAAATATCGGTGGTACCTGGGATCTGTTTCGTTATCCGGGCATACGTTCAGATTCAGATATGTATACTTTCGGTTTTGCCTTTAAACCGTGGACAAACCCTAAAGCCATTGCGCCGCGTGAAGATATCATCGAATATTTAGCAGAAACCGTTAAGGAGGAAGGAATCGATCAGCACATCCTGTTTGAACATAAATTACTCAGTGCGTCATGGTCATCCGAAACTGCCAACTGGTCACTTGCCGTAGCAACGCCCAACTCAGTTAATCCCCAACTTTACACTTGCTCTTTCCTGTCACTCTGTATGGGTTACTATAGCTATGACAGTGGCTATACGCCAGTGTTCGCCGGATACAACGATTTTAAAGGCCCGATTGTACATCCACAAAAATGGGACGAAACGCTCGACTATACCGGCAAAAAAATTGTGGTGATTGGCAGTGGCGCCACTGCAATGACGATCATCCCTAATTTGGCCCAAAAAGCAGCGCATGTAACGATGCTGCAGCGCAGCCCCACCTATGTTGTAGCCTTGCCTGACATAGACAAGATAGCGGTTTGGCTCAATAATAATTTACCAAAAAAAACAGCCTACAAAATAAATCGCTTTCGGAATATTCTTTTTCAACGGTTTTCGTATGCCTTTTCGAGGCGGTTTCCAGGCCTGATGAAAAAAGTGCTGCGCAAAAAACTGGAAGGGCGCATGGGGGAGGGTTTTGATATTGACAGGCACTTTGCACCGGCTTATAACCCCTGGGACCAGCGTTTATGTTTGGTGCCAAATGGCGACTTATTTAAAGCAATAAAAAGTAAAAAAGCCAGCGTTGTAACCGACCAGGTTGAAAAGTTTACAGAAAACGGCATTCAATTGGTTTCAGGCGATTTTTTGCCGGCTGACATCATCGTAACGGCAACAGGATTAAACGCCGCACTTTTTAATAATGTTGACTTTAGGGTTGATGGTAAGCAAGTGGATTTTTCAAAAAAAGTTACCTACAAAAGCCTGATGTTTGATGGCATCCCGAATATGACCTATGCGTTTGGCTATACCAATGCCTCGTGGACACTGAAATGCGAAATGACCAGCCGGTATACCTGCCGGATCATTAATTACATGTCAAAGCAGGGATATAAACAATGCATGCCTGTGCAAAATGACCCGGACCTGGTGTTAAAACCTTTTCTTGATTTTAACCCCGGCTATGTGCTGAGAGTGCTGGATAAATTACCAAAAATGGGCAATAGAAAACCATGGAAGATTGAACAAAATTATTTTTACGACAAAAAAATGTTCGAAAAAAGTCCGCTTAACGATGGTATTTTAACTTATAAATAA
- a CDS encoding IS4 family transposase: MFKKSTFIANCASKLQTGITAAFDAGKLSALARQSGFLQRKSKLKPEEFVDTLMFSGFNHNQLSLQECCNDLAQQHGKSLSKVALHKRFNSRSQDFLKSVLAAQIASKLNLDQANCWQSFGRVLIADSSKFSLPEQYMEDYPGFGGCRGGSALMNIQYAFDLKHGDWENLEFTKATQNDQSHSKKTLQHICKGDLLIRDQGYITQQYLSKVVQEHAFFLNRMPPKWKPVEINTNKVIDWAALYLQMERGKDSHFETMVTIGAGKDAFCCRLIAIVIPEQIWTERIRKAQKQAKSYGFALSDDYKERCRFSVFITNVGAEKLKAIDVVQLYRLRWQIELVFKTWKSLLGIHQVKAVKKERLECQLIARFIWILINWKIFQCIDSFIKSNSPGYACSIWKFFKQARQYSYALRKVLAGNMNLSDWCELFVYPIIKNLLVEHKKGKKPAYAIVHDIFNP, translated from the coding sequence ATTTTCAAAAAAAGCACATTTATTGCAAATTGTGCTTCCAAATTACAAACCGGTATCACCGCTGCCTTTGACGCGGGTAAACTTTCTGCATTGGCACGGCAAAGTGGTTTTTTGCAGCGTAAGTCCAAGCTTAAACCAGAGGAATTTGTTGATACACTGATGTTCAGCGGGTTTAATCACAACCAACTCAGTTTACAGGAATGCTGCAATGATCTGGCACAACAGCATGGGAAATCTTTGAGCAAAGTTGCCTTGCATAAGCGGTTCAATTCAAGAAGCCAAGATTTCCTGAAGTCGGTTTTGGCAGCGCAGATAGCTTCAAAATTAAACCTTGACCAGGCAAACTGTTGGCAGTCGTTTGGCCGGGTATTAATCGCTGATTCGAGCAAGTTCTCCCTGCCCGAACAATATATGGAGGATTATCCGGGCTTTGGAGGTTGTCGTGGTGGATCAGCCCTGATGAATATACAGTATGCTTTTGACCTTAAGCACGGCGACTGGGAGAACCTGGAGTTCACAAAAGCTACCCAAAATGACCAGAGCCATTCAAAAAAGACATTACAGCATATCTGCAAGGGCGACCTGCTGATCCGGGATCAAGGCTATATTACGCAGCAGTATCTGTCGAAGGTGGTCCAGGAACATGCTTTTTTTCTCAACAGAATGCCTCCCAAATGGAAGCCGGTAGAGATCAATACTAATAAGGTAATTGATTGGGCAGCGCTCTATCTGCAAATGGAACGTGGTAAGGATAGTCATTTTGAAACTATGGTTACCATTGGAGCTGGTAAGGATGCCTTTTGCTGTCGGCTGATCGCTATTGTCATACCTGAACAGATATGGACTGAACGGATACGCAAGGCACAGAAACAAGCTAAAAGCTACGGTTTTGCCCTTTCCGATGACTACAAGGAACGCTGTCGGTTCAGTGTATTCATTACCAACGTGGGCGCAGAAAAACTCAAGGCTATAGATGTTGTCCAATTATACCGCCTGCGATGGCAGATCGAACTGGTGTTCAAAACATGGAAGTCGCTCCTGGGCATCCATCAGGTTAAGGCCGTTAAAAAGGAAAGGCTCGAATGTCAATTGATTGCCAGATTCATTTGGATATTAATCAACTGGAAGATATTTCAGTGCATCGACAGTTTTATCAAAAGCAATTCCCCAGGCTATGCATGTTCCATCTGGAAGTTCTTTAAACAAGCCAGGCAATACAGCTATGCTCTACGAAAAGTACTGGCAGGCAATATGAATTTAAGCGACTGGTGTGAATTGTTCGTTTACCCCATTATAAAAAACCTGCTTGTCGAACACAAAAAAGGAAAAAAACCTGCTTATGCTATCGTTCATGACATCTTTAATCCTTAG
- a CDS encoding phosphatase PAP2-related protein, with translation MSSPALTDTWTLTWNSRYKRLQLVTGTAIMLTIIYTLPFFFGYLEKRKGVVLNDWLLARIPPQNVSVFIFGLIWGMALLIIFRTIKNPSIYITFCWTYIFIYLVRFVTLSLAALNPPQGMILLADPVNSAFYHNAVITKDLFFSGHTATMVTIFLCLEKRTDKIIALIAAIAVACLLLLQHVHYTIDVLAAPVVVYACYRLTRYLFFNRRGQANSLALSGEKVKV, from the coding sequence ATGTCTTCCCCTGCCCTAACAGATACCTGGACCCTTACCTGGAACTCACGTTACAAACGGCTTCAGTTGGTTACCGGCACCGCGATCATGCTTACCATCATTTATACCTTACCCTTCTTTTTTGGCTACCTGGAAAAAAGAAAAGGGGTAGTGCTAAATGATTGGCTGCTGGCGCGCATCCCGCCGCAAAATGTATCTGTATTTATTTTTGGGCTGATCTGGGGAATGGCGTTATTGATCATCTTCCGGACCATCAAAAATCCTTCCATTTATATTACCTTTTGCTGGACGTATATATTCATTTATTTGGTGAGGTTCGTCACCCTCAGCCTGGCCGCGCTCAACCCGCCCCAGGGCATGATCCTGTTGGCTGACCCTGTCAACAGTGCTTTTTACCATAACGCCGTTATTACCAAAGACCTGTTTTTTTCGGGGCACACCGCTACAATGGTGACGATTTTTTTATGCCTTGAAAAAAGAACTGATAAAATAATAGCGCTGATAGCCGCTATTGCCGTTGCCTGTTTATTGCTTTTACAACATGTGCATTATACCATTGATGTTTTGGCAGCGCCGGTTGTTGTGTATGCATGTTACCGGTTAACCCGGTATCTTTTTTTTAATAGACGGGGTCAAGCAAATTCTTTGGCTTTATCGGGCGAGAAGGTAAAAGTATAG